One stretch of Clavibacter californiensis DNA includes these proteins:
- the rpsO gene encoding 30S ribosomal protein S15 encodes MALEADVKKAIIDEYATHPGDTGSPEVQIALLTKRITGLTEHLKEHKHDHHTRRGLLLLVGQRRRLLGYLSNVDIERYRALIARLGIRR; translated from the coding sequence ATGGCTCTGGAAGCAGACGTCAAGAAGGCGATCATCGACGAGTACGCGACCCACCCCGGTGACACCGGATCCCCCGAGGTGCAGATCGCGCTCCTCACCAAGCGGATCACGGGCCTCACCGAGCACCTCAAGGAGCACAAGCACGACCACCACACGCGTCGTGGCCTGCTCCTCCTGGTCGGCCAGCGTCGCCGTCTCCTCGGCTACCTGTCCAACGTCGACATCGAGCGCTACCGCGCCCTGATCGCGCGCCTGGGCATCCGCCGCTGA
- a CDS encoding aldo/keto reductase, whose protein sequence is MTTSPPSASDVMPGSQPRRRRGGSLVPRLSRPTGATTRPGGIVETTVQAAGALVLEASAAEPGLRTGGSIPQPARRRAIGDTDLRVFPLALGGNVFGWTAGAEDATAILDTYQEAGGNFIDTADSYASGRSEHMIGSWMRERRNRDSMVVATKIGKSEDFPGLGGSRIERAVDASLSRLGTDFIDILYFHWDDIDVPLEESLAAAGRLIASGKVRHLAASNYAAERLLHARIMGGLYDAPRFVALQTHYNLVNRTPYESSFLDVVRGQQLAVMPYFALANGFLTGKYRTRDSVREGARGARAAKYLTRRGLRVLTALDEIAEHHSTSVATIALAWLLAKPGIVAPVASASRPEQVHDLVQAAHVQLSRHDVARLDRASE, encoded by the coding sequence GTGACGACGTCCCCTCCCTCCGCCTCCGACGTCATGCCCGGATCGCAGCCGCGCCGCCGTCGCGGGGGATCGCTCGTCCCGCGCCTCTCGCGCCCCACCGGCGCGACGACCCGGCCAGGCGGCATCGTCGAGACCACCGTCCAGGCCGCCGGCGCCCTCGTCCTCGAGGCCTCCGCCGCGGAGCCCGGCCTGCGCACCGGCGGGAGCATCCCGCAGCCGGCCCGCCGCCGCGCCATCGGCGACACCGACCTCCGCGTCTTCCCGCTCGCGCTCGGCGGCAACGTCTTCGGCTGGACCGCCGGCGCGGAGGACGCAACCGCCATCCTCGACACGTACCAGGAGGCGGGCGGAAACTTCATCGACACCGCCGACTCCTACGCGAGCGGCCGCAGCGAGCACATGATCGGCTCGTGGATGCGCGAGCGCCGCAACCGCGACTCCATGGTCGTCGCCACCAAGATCGGCAAGAGCGAGGACTTCCCCGGCCTCGGCGGATCCCGCATCGAGCGCGCCGTCGACGCCAGCCTGTCGCGGCTCGGCACGGACTTCATCGACATCCTCTACTTCCACTGGGACGACATCGACGTGCCGCTCGAGGAGAGCCTCGCCGCCGCCGGTCGCCTGATCGCGTCGGGCAAGGTCCGGCACCTCGCGGCGTCGAACTACGCCGCCGAGCGCCTGCTGCACGCGCGGATCATGGGCGGCCTGTACGACGCACCGCGGTTCGTCGCCTTGCAGACGCACTACAACCTCGTCAACCGCACGCCCTACGAGTCGTCGTTCCTCGACGTCGTCCGCGGCCAGCAGCTCGCGGTGATGCCGTACTTCGCGCTCGCCAACGGGTTCCTGACGGGCAAGTACCGCACGCGCGACTCCGTGCGCGAGGGTGCCCGCGGGGCGCGGGCCGCCAAGTACCTCACCCGACGCGGCCTCCGCGTGCTCACCGCCCTCGACGAGATCGCGGAGCACCACTCGACGAGCGTCGCGACGATCGCGCTGGCGTGGCTCCTCGCCAAGCCGGGCATCGTCGCGCCGGTCGCGAGCGCGAGCCGACCGGAGCAGGTGCACGACCTGGTGCAGGCGGCCCACGTCCAGCTCTCGCGCCACGACGTGGCCCGGCTCGACCGCGCGTCCGAGTAG
- a CDS encoding YbhB/YbcL family Raf kinase inhibitor-like protein has translation MPNDPLHRLPDAAPFHLTSPDFADGAALPQSARGAGQGGEDRSPTLTWTGAPAATRSYVLTAYDPDAPTGSGFWHWAVRGIPASTTALPAGAGDPDSGLLPEGAVTLHNDARATGFFGATPPAGHGTHRYFFTVTALDVESLDIPEGATPAMLGFLMLPHVIGRAQLMGTAINVAD, from the coding sequence GTGCCCAACGACCCGCTCCACCGCCTGCCGGATGCCGCCCCCTTCCACCTCACCAGCCCCGACTTCGCCGACGGGGCAGCGCTGCCCCAGTCCGCGCGCGGTGCCGGACAGGGCGGCGAGGACCGGTCCCCCACCCTCACGTGGACGGGCGCGCCCGCCGCGACCCGCAGCTACGTGCTCACCGCGTACGACCCCGACGCCCCGACCGGCAGCGGGTTCTGGCACTGGGCGGTGCGCGGGATCCCCGCGTCCACCACGGCGCTGCCCGCCGGTGCCGGCGATCCGGATTCGGGTCTCCTGCCCGAGGGCGCCGTGACCCTGCACAACGACGCGCGCGCGACGGGCTTCTTCGGGGCGACGCCGCCCGCGGGTCACGGCACGCACCGATACTTCTTCACCGTCACCGCGCTCGACGTGGAGTCGCTGGACATCCCGGAGGGCGCGACCCCCGCGATGCTCGGCTTCCTGATGCTCCCCCACGTGATCGGGCGCGCCCAGCTCATGGGCACCGCGATCAACGTCGCGGACTGA
- a CDS encoding polyribonucleotide nucleotidyltransferase, whose protein sequence is MEGPEIKFAEAVLDNGKYGTRTVRFEAGRLAQQAQGAVAAYLDEDTMLLSATSVGKHPKDNFDFFPLTIDVEERSYAAGKIPGSFFRREGRPSTEAILVCRLIDRPLRPSFITGLRNEVQVVITVLSIAPDEFYDSLAINAASASSMLSGIPFSGPIAGVRLALIGDQWVAFPKHSQLKEAVFDITVAGRVVTDSAGNEDVAIMMVEAEATEGAWDLIQGGATKPDEAVVAQGLEAAKPFIRQLVAAQASLAQQAAKPTVDYPVFLPYAQETYDAVSALALDELGTVYQIADKIERQDADDALKTRTKEAVAAKVEAGELPQSTLTEFSAAYKSVTKTVVRGRILRDGIRMDGRGLADIRPLDAEVQVIPRVHGSAIFQRGETQILGVTTLNMLKMEQQIDSLSPITKKRYLHHYNFPPYSTGETGRVGSPKRREIGHGFLAERALVPVLPSREDFPYAIRQVSEALGSNGSTSMGSVCASTLSLLNAGVPLRAPVAGIAMGLVSDTVDGQVRYAALTDILGAEDALGDMDFKVAGTSEFVTAIQLDTKLDGIPTSVLDGALKQAKEARTAILGVLNQAIDGPDEMAPTAPRVISVNIPVDKIGELIGPKGKTINAIQDETGADISIEEDGTVYIGAVDGPSAEAARAQVNAIANPTNPEVGESFLGTVVKIATFGAFVSLLPGKDGLLHISEVRKLAGGKRVENVEDVLGVGQKILVEITKIDDRGKLSLAPVMEEAADQEGRDAASHGSEAPAEG, encoded by the coding sequence ATGGAAGGTCCAGAGATCAAGTTCGCCGAGGCAGTCCTCGACAACGGCAAGTACGGAACGCGCACGGTCCGGTTCGAGGCCGGCCGCCTCGCGCAGCAGGCGCAGGGCGCGGTCGCCGCGTACCTCGACGAGGACACGATGCTGCTGTCCGCCACCTCGGTGGGCAAGCACCCGAAGGACAACTTCGACTTCTTCCCCCTGACCATCGACGTCGAGGAGCGCAGCTACGCCGCGGGCAAGATCCCCGGCTCGTTCTTCCGCCGCGAGGGCCGCCCCTCCACCGAGGCGATCCTCGTCTGCCGCCTCATCGACCGGCCGCTGCGCCCGTCGTTCATCACGGGCCTCCGCAACGAGGTCCAGGTCGTCATCACCGTCCTCAGCATCGCGCCGGACGAGTTCTACGACAGCCTCGCCATCAACGCGGCGAGCGCCTCCTCCATGCTCTCGGGCATCCCGTTCTCCGGCCCCATCGCGGGTGTGCGCCTCGCGCTCATCGGCGACCAGTGGGTCGCCTTCCCGAAGCACTCGCAGCTCAAGGAGGCCGTCTTCGACATCACCGTCGCCGGCCGCGTCGTCACCGACTCCGCGGGCAACGAGGACGTCGCGATCATGATGGTCGAGGCCGAGGCCACCGAGGGTGCCTGGGACCTCATCCAGGGCGGCGCCACGAAGCCCGACGAGGCCGTCGTCGCGCAGGGACTCGAGGCCGCGAAGCCGTTCATCCGCCAGCTCGTCGCCGCGCAGGCCTCGCTCGCGCAGCAGGCCGCGAAGCCGACGGTCGACTACCCGGTCTTCCTGCCCTACGCGCAGGAGACCTACGACGCCGTCAGCGCGCTCGCCCTCGACGAGCTGGGCACCGTGTACCAGATCGCCGACAAGATCGAGCGCCAGGACGCGGACGACGCACTGAAGACCCGCACCAAGGAGGCCGTGGCCGCCAAGGTCGAGGCCGGCGAGCTGCCGCAGTCCACGCTCACCGAGTTCTCCGCGGCGTACAAGTCCGTCACGAAGACGGTCGTCCGCGGCCGGATCCTCCGCGACGGCATCCGCATGGACGGCCGCGGCCTCGCCGACATCCGCCCGCTCGACGCCGAGGTGCAGGTCATCCCGCGCGTCCACGGGTCGGCCATCTTCCAGCGCGGCGAGACCCAGATCCTGGGCGTCACCACGCTGAACATGCTCAAGATGGAGCAGCAGATCGACTCGCTGAGCCCCATCACGAAGAAGCGCTACCTGCACCACTACAACTTCCCGCCCTACTCCACCGGTGAGACCGGTCGCGTCGGGTCGCCGAAGCGTCGCGAGATCGGGCACGGCTTCCTCGCCGAGCGCGCCCTCGTGCCGGTGCTGCCGAGCCGCGAGGACTTCCCCTACGCGATCCGCCAGGTGTCCGAGGCCCTCGGGTCCAACGGATCCACGTCGATGGGCTCCGTCTGCGCCTCGACCCTGTCGCTGCTGAACGCGGGTGTGCCGCTGCGCGCGCCCGTCGCCGGCATCGCCATGGGCCTCGTGTCCGACACCGTCGACGGCCAGGTCCGCTACGCGGCCCTGACCGACATCCTGGGCGCGGAGGACGCGCTCGGCGACATGGACTTCAAGGTCGCCGGCACGTCGGAGTTCGTCACGGCCATCCAGCTGGACACGAAGCTCGACGGCATCCCGACCTCGGTCCTCGACGGCGCGCTCAAGCAGGCGAAGGAGGCCCGCACGGCCATCCTCGGCGTGCTGAACCAGGCCATCGACGGTCCCGACGAGATGGCCCCGACCGCGCCTCGCGTGATCTCGGTCAACATCCCCGTCGACAAGATCGGCGAGCTCATCGGCCCCAAGGGCAAGACGATCAACGCCATCCAGGACGAGACCGGCGCTGACATCTCCATCGAGGAGGACGGCACCGTCTACATCGGCGCCGTCGACGGCCCGTCGGCTGAGGCCGCGCGTGCGCAGGTCAACGCCATCGCGAACCCGACGAACCCCGAGGTCGGCGAGTCCTTCCTCGGCACCGTCGTCAAGATCGCGACGTTCGGCGCCTTCGTCTCGCTGCTCCCCGGCAAGGACGGCCTGCTGCACATCAGCGAGGTCCGCAAGCTCGCCGGCGGCAAGCGCGTCGAGAACGTCGAGGACGTGCTCGGGGTCGGCCAGAAGATCCTGGTGGAGATCACCAAGATCGACGACCGCGGCAAGCTGTCGCTCGCTCCCGTGATGGAGGAGGCCGCCGATCAGGAGGGCCGCGACGCCGCGAGCCACGGCTCCGAGGCGCCTGCGGAGGGCTAG
- a CDS encoding MFS transporter, with the protein MSTPPETSPIPIPDERQVRGSHFVDLSPLKESPAFARLWAGNAIAGIGSQMTVVAIGLHVYELTGSTGSVALVGVLSLLPMIIAGLYGGMLADAFDRRKVALIASCVAWGSTILLAALAWTHAETVWSLYALSILNAVAATVIGTSRQAILPRILPPHLLPAASALGGISLGVMVTVGPALAGVLVASVGFQWTYTVDAVLFLAAFTGVLALPRIAPEGEVQRPGLASIRYGLGFLRTAPNIRMSFIVDIIAMTFGQPRVLFPAVGAVVLGGGPVTVGILTAAGAVGSLVSSVLSGSVGRVTRHGRAIRWAIVAYGLSTAGFGLVLLLASTPGVLHGIGSRIEDASIPGIVAASVLLALTGAADNISSIFRNTMLQTAVPDNMRGRLQGIFIVVVTGGPRLGDAYIGIVTLFAYLWVPSLVGGLLIAVVVWILIRALPSFEHYDSRNPTP; encoded by the coding sequence GTGAGCACCCCGCCCGAGACCTCCCCCATCCCGATCCCCGACGAGCGGCAGGTGCGCGGCAGCCACTTCGTCGACCTGTCGCCGCTGAAGGAGAGCCCCGCGTTCGCGCGGCTCTGGGCGGGCAACGCGATCGCGGGCATCGGCAGCCAGATGACGGTGGTGGCGATCGGGCTGCACGTGTACGAGCTGACGGGATCCACCGGCTCGGTCGCCCTCGTGGGGGTGCTGTCGCTGCTGCCGATGATCATCGCGGGGCTCTACGGCGGCATGCTCGCCGACGCGTTCGACCGGCGGAAGGTCGCGCTCATCGCGTCGTGCGTGGCGTGGGGGTCGACCATCCTGCTGGCGGCGCTCGCCTGGACGCACGCGGAGACGGTGTGGTCGCTCTACGCCCTCAGCATCCTCAACGCGGTGGCGGCCACGGTGATCGGCACGAGCCGGCAGGCGATCCTCCCCCGCATCCTCCCGCCGCACCTGCTGCCCGCGGCCAGCGCGCTCGGCGGGATCAGCCTCGGCGTCATGGTGACGGTCGGGCCGGCGCTCGCGGGCGTGCTCGTCGCGTCGGTCGGGTTCCAGTGGACCTACACGGTCGACGCGGTGCTGTTCCTCGCGGCCTTCACGGGCGTGCTCGCGCTGCCGCGGATCGCGCCCGAGGGCGAGGTGCAGCGGCCGGGGCTGGCATCGATCAGGTACGGGCTCGGGTTCCTCCGGACCGCGCCGAACATCCGCATGTCGTTCATCGTCGACATCATCGCGATGACGTTCGGGCAGCCGCGCGTGCTGTTCCCGGCCGTGGGAGCGGTCGTGCTCGGCGGCGGACCCGTGACGGTCGGGATCCTCACGGCGGCCGGCGCCGTCGGCAGCCTCGTGAGCAGCGTGCTGAGCGGATCCGTCGGCCGGGTGACGCGCCACGGCCGGGCCATCCGCTGGGCCATCGTCGCGTACGGCCTCTCCACCGCGGGCTTCGGCCTCGTGCTGCTCCTCGCGTCGACGCCGGGCGTGCTGCACGGCATCGGGTCGCGCATCGAGGACGCGAGCATCCCGGGCATCGTCGCGGCCTCGGTGCTGCTGGCGCTCACGGGCGCGGCCGACAACATCTCCTCGATCTTCCGCAACACGATGCTGCAGACCGCGGTGCCCGACAACATGCGCGGACGGCTGCAGGGCATCTTCATCGTCGTGGTGACGGGCGGGCCGCGGCTCGGCGACGCGTACATCGGCATCGTCACGCTGTTCGCGTACCTGTGGGTGCCGTCGCTCGTGGGCGGGCTGCTGATCGCGGTGGTGGTGTGGATCCTGATCCGCGCGCTGCCGTCGTTCGAGCACTACGACTCCCGGAACCCGACGCCGTGA